The following are from one region of the Rosettibacter firmus genome:
- a CDS encoding TolC family protein, protein MKNAVITILILIAFHSLHAQTTNTYLDSLISEALLNNPQLKAARFKYLSEEKKIKQVTSWEAPQIGIEFFQIPTTSFPNPLKNNMEMDYYIQQMIPFPGKLKAMGLSAANNAKMREEQFNALKNKIIRDLKSTFYELYFVQRKIEINKENQELLKQFIEIAKKQYEVGMGKQPDIIRAQTELSSLINDEINLYKEKRDVETMLNTILNRPPYQPFNKIEKIYEEIPEYNYQQLLSLALSTRPELQEMNYNIEMYKSELKASKLEFYPDIMARVMYKNMIDTKNDFWSAMVGVNIPIAFWSKDKYGGKVEENELNIKTAEEQYNSMKNMISYEVQNAVVKLETNRNLYELNKNTVVPQAEQTLQSTLAAYKTGKTEFLMLIDAYRMLFMAKLDLYMSEMNLMQAVSQLEQAVGLPLNKIKESLE, encoded by the coding sequence ATGAAAAATGCTGTAATAACAATTCTAATTTTAATAGCTTTTCATTCTCTTCATGCTCAAACCACAAATACATATCTCGATTCGCTTATATCAGAAGCATTATTAAATAATCCACAATTAAAAGCGGCAAGATTTAAGTATTTAAGTGAAGAGAAAAAAATCAAACAGGTAACTTCCTGGGAAGCTCCACAAATTGGAATAGAATTTTTCCAGATTCCAACTACTTCATTCCCCAATCCACTAAAAAATAATATGGAAATGGATTATTACATTCAGCAAATGATTCCATTTCCTGGAAAATTAAAAGCGATGGGATTATCAGCTGCAAATAATGCAAAGATGAGAGAAGAACAATTTAATGCATTAAAGAACAAAATTATTAGAGATTTAAAAAGTACATTTTATGAACTTTATTTTGTTCAACGAAAAATTGAAATAAATAAAGAAAATCAAGAACTATTAAAACAATTTATCGAGATAGCAAAAAAACAATATGAAGTTGGAATGGGAAAACAGCCAGATATTATACGAGCACAAACTGAGCTTTCATCTTTAATAAATGATGAAATAAATCTTTACAAAGAAAAAAGAGATGTTGAAACAATGCTTAACACAATTTTAAATCGTCCCCCTTATCAACCATTTAATAAAATAGAAAAAATATATGAAGAAATTCCTGAATATAATTACCAGCAATTACTTTCACTTGCATTATCAACCAGACCCGAATTACAGGAAATGAATTATAACATCGAAATGTATAAAAGCGAATTAAAAGCATCCAAACTTGAATTCTATCCAGATATAATGGCAAGAGTAATGTATAAAAATATGATAGATACAAAAAATGATTTCTGGTCTGCAATGGTTGGTGTAAATATTCCCATAGCATTCTGGTCGAAAGATAAATATGGTGGTAAAGTTGAAGAAAATGAGTTGAATATTAAAACAGCAGAAGAACAATATAATTCAATGAAAAACATGATTTCATACGAAGTACAAAATGCAGTTGTAAAATTAGAAACAAACAGAAATTTATATGAATTAAATAAAAACACAGTTGTACCACAGGCTGAACAAACACTTCAATCTACATTAGCAGCATATAAAACTGGGAAAACAGAATTTTTAATGTTAATAGATGCTTATAGAATGCTTTTTATGGCAAAATTAGATTTATATATGAGTGAAATGAATCTAATGCAGGCGGTATCACAGCTTGAACAGGCTGTTGGTTTACCACTAAATAAAATTAAAGAAAGTTTAGAATAG
- a CDS encoding efflux RND transporter periplasmic adaptor subunit codes for MKKNIITAIIFLIIGLGIGWFIFNSRTTTEKKSERKILYYRNPMDPTQTSPTPKKAPDGMDYVPVYADEETKSGERKIAYYKDPMHPWYTSDKPGIAPDCGMELVPVYEGESDVKGIKIDPVVVQNIGVRVETVKKQKLQKIIRTTAKIDYDERRVTAVTTKIMGWIEKLYVDYTGKYVSKGQPLFEIYSPELVSTQEEYLQAIRYLKKVSAQGSKEVIEGAQELVNSAKRRLLYWDISEKDINEIEKYNSPKKTLTIYSPVNGIVVEKMVYQGQQVMAGMDLYKIADLSVVWAIADIYQMDLPWIKLGQNVELELSYLPGKKYQGKVTYIYPFLNDETKTVKVRTEVRNTSNYDFKPGMFATVKFVSPVSINAIVVPSQAIIRSGERNIAVISLGGGYFEPREVKLGVESEGLVQVLEGIREGENIVVSSQFLIDSESNLKAAIQQMSGHAGMDMSKPMNESKKSKAEEMDHSKMNHEGMDHNKMNHEQTKSKKEKSETSSIIRKGVIDLKSIDKNKDGKVFQDQMDWNVISDKPGKCPICGMTLKESTLEEAKANLIKHGFKVK; via the coding sequence ATGAAAAAGAATATTATAACAGCAATTATTTTTCTCATTATAGGATTAGGTATTGGATGGTTTATTTTTAATTCCAGAACAACTACTGAAAAGAAAAGTGAAAGAAAAATACTTTACTACAGAAATCCAATGGATCCGACTCAAACTTCACCTACTCCTAAGAAAGCACCAGATGGAATGGACTACGTTCCTGTCTATGCAGATGAAGAGACTAAAAGTGGAGAAAGAAAAATTGCTTATTACAAAGATCCAATGCATCCCTGGTATACATCGGATAAACCTGGTATTGCACCAGATTGCGGAATGGAATTAGTTCCAGTTTACGAAGGTGAAAGCGATGTCAAGGGAATTAAGATAGATCCTGTTGTTGTACAGAATATTGGCGTACGTGTTGAAACTGTTAAAAAACAAAAACTTCAAAAAATTATTAGAACCACAGCTAAAATAGATTATGATGAAAGAAGAGTTACTGCTGTAACAACAAAAATAATGGGCTGGATAGAAAAACTTTATGTTGATTATACTGGCAAATATGTCTCTAAAGGTCAACCACTTTTTGAAATTTACAGTCCAGAACTTGTAAGTACACAAGAAGAATATCTTCAAGCAATTCGCTATTTAAAGAAAGTTTCTGCACAAGGCTCTAAAGAAGTAATAGAAGGTGCACAGGAATTAGTCAACAGTGCAAAAAGAAGATTACTTTACTGGGACATTTCAGAAAAAGATATAAATGAAATTGAAAAATATAATTCACCTAAAAAAACTCTAACAATTTACTCACCTGTTAATGGCATTGTTGTAGAAAAAATGGTTTATCAAGGTCAACAGGTGATGGCTGGAATGGATTTGTATAAAATTGCAGATTTATCAGTCGTATGGGCAATAGCCGATATTTATCAAATGGATTTACCCTGGATTAAATTAGGTCAAAATGTTGAACTTGAATTATCATATTTACCTGGCAAAAAATATCAGGGCAAAGTTACGTACATATATCCATTCTTGAATGATGAAACCAAAACTGTAAAGGTAAGAACAGAAGTAAGAAATACATCTAACTATGATTTTAAACCAGGAATGTTTGCCACTGTGAAATTTGTTTCGCCTGTTTCAATTAATGCCATTGTTGTTCCTTCGCAAGCAATTATTAGATCTGGAGAAAGAAATATTGCTGTTATTTCATTAGGCGGTGGTTACTTTGAACCAAGAGAAGTTAAATTAGGAGTAGAATCCGAAGGCTTGGTTCAGGTGCTTGAAGGCATACGTGAAGGCGAAAATATTGTAGTTTCTTCTCAGTTCTTAATTGATTCAGAAAGTAATCTCAAAGCAGCAATTCAGCAGATGAGTGGACATGCAGGAATGGATATGAGCAAACCTATGAATGAATCTAAGAAATCAAAAGCAGAAGAAATGGATCATAGTAAAATGAATCATGAAGGAATGGATCATAACAAAATGAATCATGAACAAACGAAGAGTAAGAAAGAAAAAAGTGAAACTTCATCCATAATCAGAAAAGGTGTAATTGACCTTAAATCAATTGATAAGAATAAAGATGGAAAAGTTTTTCAGGATCAAATGGATTGGAATGTAATTTCTGATAAACCAGGCAAATGCCCAATTTGTGGAATGACATTAAAAGAGTCTACTCTGGAAGAAGCAAAAGCAAATTTGATAAAACATGGATTTAAAGTAAAATGA
- a CDS encoding efflux RND transporter permease subunit, with the protein MLEKIIEFSIRNKFLVILSTIFLIGYGIYSLLNTPIDAIPDLSDVQVIIYTEYPGQSPRIVEDQVTYPLTTAMVSVPGSKVVRGYSFFGFSLVYIIFEDGTDIYWARSRVLEYLNYAQKRLPKNVVPTLGPDATGVGWVYEYKLTSKTRSLQELRSIQDWYLKYALTSVEGVAEVASIGGYVKQYQVTVDPAKLLAYNIPIDMIEMAIMKSNNDVGGEVIEMGEMEFMVRGLGYIKSIEDLENIPLMVDKKTNTPVYLKDVADITLGPLMRRGLAESNGEGEVVGGIIVMRYGDNALKVIENVKKKIEELKAGLPPDVKIEPVYDRSGLIERAIDTLKEKLIEEILIVALVCIIFLLHARSAFVAIFTLPTAILMSFIIMRWQGINANIMSLGGIAIAIGAMVDAAIIMIENAHKHIEHEALKPPEQRRNRWQLIIDASKEVGPSLFYSLLVITVSFIPVFTLEAQEGRLFKPLAFTKTYSMAAAAILSITIVPILMGYWIRGKIMPEEKNPINRFLIKIYHPVVDFVIKYNKFVIAAVIIILALTIIPFKKIGSEFMPPLYEGDLLYMPTTMPGMSITKARELLQQTDKIIKQFPEVHHVFGKIGRAETATDPAGLDMVETTIMLKPESEWRPGMTPKKLIDEMDRAIQFPGVTNAWTMPIKTRVDMLSTGIKTPVGIKISGPNLDTLQEIGREVEAVMRTVPGTLSAFAERAVGGNYLDIEINRKEAARYGLTIDDVQKVIQTAMGGMAITNTIEGLERYTVNLRYSRELRDNIEALKRVLIPTPTGEQVPFGHLATFITRKAPMVIRSEDTRPNAWVYVDIKDIDIGTYVQNAQKIVSEKIKLPAGYNITWSGEYEYMLRAQQKLMIVIPMTLFIIFVIIYLNTRSLTKVAIVFLAVPFSLVGTFWLLYLLGYNLSIAVWVGIIALAGLDAETGVVMLLYLDIALKEWKEKGLLTGLKGLKEAIHHGAVKRVRPKIMTASVIIAGLIPIMWSHGTGADVMKRIAAPMLGGVVTSVLMELAVYPVIYYLWRSWEMKREAKKKGIALES; encoded by the coding sequence ATGTTAGAAAAAATTATAGAGTTTTCGATAAGAAATAAATTCCTTGTAATCCTTTCAACAATATTTTTGATTGGATATGGTATATATTCTTTATTGAATACACCAATTGACGCAATACCAGATTTGAGTGATGTTCAGGTAATAATTTATACAGAATATCCAGGTCAATCACCAAGAATAGTAGAAGATCAGGTAACATATCCTTTAACAACTGCAATGGTTTCTGTCCCTGGTTCTAAAGTAGTAAGAGGTTATTCATTCTTTGGCTTTTCATTGGTATATATAATTTTTGAAGATGGTACAGATATTTACTGGGCAAGAAGCAGAGTACTTGAGTATTTAAATTATGCACAGAAAAGACTTCCTAAAAATGTTGTTCCAACATTAGGTCCTGATGCAACTGGTGTTGGATGGGTTTATGAATATAAGCTTACATCAAAGACTAGATCTCTTCAAGAATTACGTTCAATTCAAGATTGGTATCTTAAATATGCATTAACTTCTGTTGAAGGTGTAGCCGAAGTTGCAAGCATTGGTGGTTATGTTAAACAATATCAGGTGACTGTTGACCCTGCAAAGTTACTGGCATATAACATTCCAATTGATATGATAGAAATGGCAATAATGAAATCGAACAATGACGTTGGTGGCGAAGTAATTGAAATGGGCGAAATGGAATTTATGGTACGAGGTCTCGGTTACATAAAATCAATTGAAGATTTAGAAAATATTCCATTAATGGTTGACAAAAAAACAAACACTCCAGTTTATTTAAAAGATGTTGCTGATATAACACTTGGACCTTTAATGAGAAGAGGTCTGGCAGAATCAAACGGCGAAGGTGAGGTAGTCGGTGGTATAATTGTTATGAGATATGGAGATAATGCACTCAAAGTAATTGAAAATGTGAAGAAAAAGATTGAGGAGTTAAAAGCAGGACTTCCACCTGATGTTAAAATAGAACCTGTATATGATCGTTCTGGATTAATTGAAAGAGCTATTGATACTTTAAAAGAAAAATTAATAGAAGAAATATTAATCGTTGCACTTGTATGCATAATATTTTTATTGCATGCAAGAAGTGCTTTTGTAGCAATCTTTACACTACCTACAGCTATTTTAATGTCGTTTATAATAATGCGCTGGCAGGGAATAAATGCAAACATAATGTCACTGGGTGGAATTGCAATAGCCATTGGTGCTATGGTGGATGCAGCAATAATTATGATTGAAAATGCTCACAAACACATTGAACACGAAGCCTTAAAACCACCAGAACAAAGAAGAAATAGATGGCAGTTAATAATTGATGCATCAAAAGAAGTTGGTCCTTCATTATTTTATTCATTACTCGTAATTACTGTATCATTCATCCCGGTATTTACACTCGAAGCTCAAGAAGGAAGATTATTTAAACCACTTGCATTTACAAAAACTTATTCAATGGCAGCTGCCGCAATTTTATCTATAACCATTGTTCCAATATTAATGGGTTACTGGATACGTGGAAAAATAATGCCAGAAGAAAAAAATCCCATCAACAGATTTTTAATTAAAATTTATCACCCGGTTGTAGATTTTGTTATAAAATATAACAAATTCGTTATAGCTGCAGTTATAATAATACTTGCATTAACAATAATTCCATTTAAAAAAATTGGTTCTGAATTTATGCCTCCACTCTACGAAGGCGACTTACTTTATATGCCTACTACTATGCCAGGTATGTCAATAACCAAAGCGAGAGAATTACTTCAACAAACAGATAAAATAATTAAACAATTTCCAGAAGTACATCACGTATTTGGAAAAATTGGAAGAGCCGAAACTGCAACCGATCCTGCTGGTTTGGATATGGTTGAAACTACAATAATGTTAAAACCCGAAAGTGAATGGCGACCTGGAATGACTCCTAAAAAACTGATTGATGAAATGGATCGCGCAATTCAATTTCCTGGGGTTACAAATGCATGGACAATGCCAATTAAGACAAGAGTTGACATGCTAAGTACTGGAATAAAAACTCCAGTTGGAATTAAAATCTCAGGACCCAATTTAGATACCTTGCAAGAAATTGGAAGAGAAGTAGAAGCTGTTATGCGCACTGTGCCCGGAACCTTGAGTGCTTTTGCTGAGAGAGCTGTGGGTGGAAATTATCTTGATATTGAAATCAATAGAAAAGAAGCTGCACGATATGGATTAACTATTGATGATGTTCAAAAAGTAATTCAAACTGCAATGGGTGGAATGGCTATAACAAATACTATTGAAGGTTTAGAAAGGTATACAGTAAATCTTCGTTACAGTAGAGAATTAAGAGATAATATCGAAGCATTAAAAAGAGTTCTTATACCAACTCCAACAGGTGAACAGGTTCCGTTTGGACATCTTGCAACTTTTATAACTCGTAAAGCACCGATGGTAATTAGAAGCGAAGATACACGTCCAAATGCCTGGGTCTATGTTGATATAAAAGATATTGATATTGGTACTTATGTACAAAATGCTCAGAAGATTGTGTCAGAAAAAATTAAACTGCCTGCTGGTTATAATATTACCTGGAGCGGTGAATATGAATATATGTTAAGAGCTCAACAGAAATTGATGATTGTTATACCTATGACTTTATTTATCATTTTCGTAATTATCTATCTAAATACACGCTCACTCACAAAAGTAGCAATTGTTTTCCTTGCTGTTCCTTTCTCACTGGTTGGAACATTCTGGTTGCTTTATTTACTGGGTTACAATTTAAGTATTGCCGTCTGGGTTGGTATAATAGCTCTTGCAGGTTTAGACGCAGAAACTGGAGTAGTAATGTTACTTTATCTTGACATTGCATTGAAAGAATGGAAAGAAAAAGGATTACTTACGGGATTAAAAGGATTAAAAGAAGCCATTCATCATGGTGCTGTAAAACGTGTTAGACCAAAAATTATGACTGCTTCAGTTATAATTGCAGGACTTATTCCAATTATGTGGAGTCATGGAACAGGGGCAGATGTAATGAAACGTATCGCAGCTCCTATGCTTGGTGGTGTTGTTACTTCTGTATTAATGGAATTGGCTGTTTATCCGGTGATTTATTACCTGTGGAGATCATGGGAAATGAAGAGAGAAGCCAAGAAAAAAGGAATTGCATTAGAATCTTAA
- a CDS encoding DUF1573 domain-containing protein: MKSKLLFLLAIPVLLGNIYAQPKAVFKPMSYDFGNIVQDSVVEKIFVITNEGNDTLKIHDIKVSCGCTAAVIGKKELAPSISTEIKVTFDSKGRLGKQNKIISVYTNDPDNSVIRLTLKGNVLKK; the protein is encoded by the coding sequence ATGAAATCTAAACTATTATTCTTATTAGCAATTCCAGTTTTATTGGGTAATATTTATGCACAACCTAAAGCAGTTTTTAAACCTATGAGTTACGATTTCGGTAATATTGTGCAGGATTCTGTAGTCGAAAAAATATTTGTTATTACAAACGAAGGCAACGATACACTTAAAATCCACGATATCAAAGTATCCTGCGGATGTACTGCAGCAGTTATTGGAAAAAAAGAACTTGCTCCTTCCATCTCAACCGAAATTAAAGTTACATTTGATTCAAAAGGGAGATTGGGTAAGCAAAATAAAATTATATCTGTTTATACAAACGATCCTGATAATAGTGTTATAAGATTAACTTTAAAAGGGAATGTTCTAAAAAAATAA
- a CDS encoding heavy metal-binding domain-containing protein — translation MKAIKIFTNMFLVVMFLTSVVLAQEKKDSTKEDHKMMKHDIMRDSSKQHKMHDMKMMKDSTHQKMKNKKEMMDKKKSPLIREGEIDLEAIDENKDGKVFQDQMDFNVISDKPGECPVCGMKLKEVTLEKAKENLLEHGFKVK, via the coding sequence ATGAAAGCAATAAAAATTTTCACAAATATGTTCTTGGTTGTAATGTTTCTAACTAGTGTGGTACTGGCTCAAGAAAAAAAAGATTCAACTAAAGAAGACCACAAAATGATGAAACATGATATAATGAGAGATTCATCTAAGCAACATAAAATGCACGATATGAAGATGATGAAAGATTCAACTCATCAAAAGATGAAGAACAAAAAAGAAATGATGGACAAAAAGAAATCACCTCTTATAAGAGAAGGAGAAATTGACTTAGAAGCTATTGATGAAAACAAGGATGGTAAAGTTTTTCAGGATCAAATGGATTTTAATGTTATCTCTGATAAACCTGGCGAATGCCCGGTATGCGGTATGAAATTAAAAGAGGTTACTCTTGAAAAAGCAAAAGAAAATTTGCTCGAACATGGATTTAAGGTTAAGTAA
- a CDS encoding zinc-ribbon domain-containing protein: protein MKCNRCGAENNDANKFCTNCGNELIHENNPQEIICESCGAKNKPENNYCILCGERLRSTVSSNVTKLNLQRQYHDNRKKNKKRSNNLSTAQNKNYPQAKKIELRPFLITAVVIIVSYITVTLINNRENTNTIVPTTEIKSTNPAVEAIVYEIASKFVCSCGSCNEESLEKCTCPRAVEERQFIRDYVEKNGQQKNIVVALANRYGYLKSEYAKDYKVDASKIWQSDASNSFSNSKGIIK from the coding sequence ATGAAATGTAATCGATGCGGAGCTGAGAATAATGATGCAAATAAATTTTGTACGAATTGCGGGAATGAATTAATTCATGAAAATAACCCACAGGAAATTATTTGTGAATCATGTGGTGCAAAAAACAAACCAGAAAATAATTATTGTATTTTGTGTGGAGAGCGTCTTAGATCAACTGTGAGTTCAAATGTTACTAAACTAAATTTACAAAGGCAATATCATGATAATAGAAAGAAGAATAAAAAGAGAAGTAATAACCTATCTACTGCTCAAAACAAAAATTATCCACAAGCAAAAAAGATTGAACTAAGACCTTTTTTGATTACTGCAGTTGTTATAATTGTTTCTTATATCACAGTTACATTAATCAACAACCGGGAAAATACAAATACTATAGTCCCTACCACAGAAATTAAAAGTACAAATCCTGCTGTCGAAGCAATTGTTTATGAAATTGCATCAAAGTTTGTTTGCTCGTGTGGTTCATGTAATGAAGAATCTCTTGAAAAATGTACATGTCCACGTGCAGTTGAAGAGCGACAGTTTATTCGAGATTATGTTGAAAAGAATGGGCAACAGAAAAATATTGTAGTTGCTTTAGCAAATAGATACGGTTATCTGAAATCGGAATATGCTAAAGATTATAAAGTAGATGCTTCTAAAATATGGCAAAGTGATGCTTCAAATTCTTTTTCAAATTCAAAAGGTATTATCAAATAA
- a CDS encoding DUF2318 domain-containing protein, whose translation MSKINFCPHCGIKIQEEGNFCPECGSKLYEQSHKTNRVTNNKKERVLKNTSAKNKNIYWWAAGTAVILFVIIYYLSQPTKEYKIIKEQQQVVSSVSYPLSRYDASYSIAFSKGGKIILPLDEVKEKKMVKFDYFIQNTSIPILAYLSEEGKIITAISMCEPCDSKDFHIRGSNLICNSCGTTWNLNNLEAISGACGKYPPDPIPSKVVGNEIQIDESLVLNWKRRV comes from the coding sequence ATGTCAAAAATAAATTTCTGTCCACATTGCGGTATAAAAATTCAAGAGGAAGGAAATTTTTGTCCCGAATGCGGTTCAAAGTTATATGAGCAATCACATAAAACTAACAGAGTCACCAATAATAAGAAAGAACGTGTATTAAAGAATACTTCTGCTAAAAATAAAAATATTTATTGGTGGGCTGCAGGGACTGCTGTAATATTATTTGTAATTATTTACTACTTATCACAGCCAACTAAAGAGTATAAAATTATAAAAGAACAACAGCAAGTTGTAAGTTCTGTTTCATATCCTTTATCGCGTTATGATGCAAGTTATTCGATTGCTTTTTCAAAAGGTGGCAAAATTATCCTTCCTCTTGATGAAGTTAAAGAAAAGAAGATGGTGAAATTTGATTATTTCATCCAAAATACATCTATACCAATTCTTGCATATTTATCTGAAGAAGGAAAAATAATTACCGCAATCAGTATGTGCGAGCCATGCGACTCAAAAGATTTCCATATTCGAGGTAGCAATCTCATCTGCAATTCGTGTGGAACTACATGGAATCTGAACAACCTTGAAGCTATAAGCGGAGCGTGTGGTAAATATCCACCAGATCCAATACCAAGTAAGGTTGTGGGTAATGAAATTCAAATTGATGAATCTCTTGTCTTGAACTGGAAAAGACGAGTATAA
- a CDS encoding ABC transporter permease, protein MKLYTISIQSLRRRKSRTAFLLFGLVLSIALVIMLITLSESINASVSQKLDEFGANIIVTPKSEQLLINYGGMMIGDISYNNSQLKETDIARIRSIKNSKNISTISPKLLEIADVNGKKTIIAGIIFENELRLKKWWHIKGNIPESKNQILIGNNVSTHRQININDTIKIKNEIFVVSGILDNTGSQDDDFIFMNLSSAQKLFNKPGTISLIEISALCYDCPIEEIVAQTSKAIPAAKVTPIKQTIEARMSAVHSFEHFSIGISMIILVISFLIVFINVNASVNERTKEIGIFKSVGFRQIHILKIILFEIFIISLISGLAGYFIGTNSAKFLLPHLSMFAANELIIRPILLWETVLLSLIVSLLACIYPALKAAKLDPTVAFRYI, encoded by the coding sequence ATGAAACTATATACTATATCGATTCAAAGCTTAAGAAGAAGAAAATCAAGAACAGCATTTCTTTTGTTTGGACTCGTTCTCTCAATAGCATTAGTTATAATGTTGATAACATTAAGTGAAAGTATTAATGCAAGTGTTTCGCAGAAATTGGATGAATTTGGAGCTAATATTATTGTTACACCTAAAAGTGAACAATTGCTAATCAATTATGGCGGAATGATGATTGGAGATATATCATATAATAATTCGCAATTAAAAGAAACAGATATAGCCCGCATCCGCTCGATTAAAAACAGCAAAAATATTTCAACCATTTCACCAAAGTTGCTGGAAATAGCAGATGTAAATGGTAAGAAAACTATTATCGCAGGTATTATATTCGAGAACGAACTTCGATTGAAAAAATGGTGGCATATAAAAGGAAATATACCCGAATCTAAAAATCAAATATTAATAGGAAATAATGTTTCAACACATAGACAAATTAATATTAACGATACCATAAAAATTAAAAATGAGATTTTTGTAGTAAGTGGAATTCTTGATAACACCGGTTCGCAAGATGATGATTTTATCTTTATGAATCTTTCTTCTGCACAAAAATTATTTAATAAACCCGGAACTATTTCACTCATTGAAATTTCTGCTTTGTGTTACGACTGTCCAATTGAAGAAATTGTAGCTCAGACTTCTAAAGCAATCCCTGCAGCAAAAGTTACACCAATTAAGCAAACCATAGAAGCAAGAATGTCAGCTGTTCATAGTTTTGAACATTTTTCAATTGGGATATCGATGATAATTCTTGTTATTAGTTTCTTAATTGTTTTTATAAATGTAAATGCTTCTGTAAACGAAAGAACAAAGGAAATCGGAATATTTAAATCGGTTGGCTTTAGACAAATACATATCTTAAAAATAATTCTATTTGAGATTTTTATAATAAGTCTAATATCTGGATTGGCAGGATATTTCATTGGTACAAATTCAGCAAAATTTCTACTACCACATTTAAGTATGTTTGCTGCCAATGAATTAATTATTAGACCAATATTACTTTGGGAAACAGTTTTGCTCTCACTTATTGTAAGTCTATTAGCCTGTATTTATCCAGCACTTAAAGCAGCAAAACTCGACCCAACTGTTGCATTCAGGTACATCTAA
- a CDS encoding ABC transporter ATP-binding protein, with amino-acid sequence MSLVEINQISKVYETGGVKITAVNNVSFTISNNELITIMGESGSGKTTLLTIMGGLCKPTSGKVIVDGLDIYSLNQNSLADFRKEYLGFVFQTFQLIPYLTVEENVMLPLAISDLRKKQKKEIVYSILEKVHIKDKSKRLINELSGGEQQRVAIARALVNDPLIILADEPTGNLDSKTSKEIINIFLSLVSEGKTVVMVTHNKEYTKYATRVIELSDGKIIKENYISLSEVTHPVSV; translated from the coding sequence ATGAGTTTAGTTGAAATAAATCAAATATCAAAAGTGTACGAAACTGGTGGAGTAAAAATTACAGCAGTTAATAATGTTTCATTTACTATATCGAACAATGAATTAATTACCATTATGGGAGAATCTGGCTCTGGTAAAACTACACTACTTACAATTATGGGAGGTTTATGCAAACCGACATCGGGAAAAGTGATTGTAGATGGTCTGGATATTTATTCTCTTAACCAGAATAGTCTGGCAGATTTTAGAAAGGAATATCTGGGCTTTGTCTTTCAAACATTTCAACTTATTCCGTATTTAACAGTTGAAGAAAATGTAATGCTACCACTTGCAATAAGTGATCTGAGAAAAAAGCAGAAAAAAGAAATTGTTTATTCAATACTTGAAAAAGTTCATATTAAAGATAAATCGAAAAGATTGATAAATGAACTTAGTGGCGGTGAACAACAGCGAGTTGCAATAGCAAGAGCACTGGTAAATGATCCTTTGATTATTCTTGCAGATGAGCCAACCGGTAATCTTGATTCTAAGACAAGTAAAGAGATCATCAATATTTTTCTTTCTCTTGTCTCAGAAGGTAAAACTGTTGTAATGGTAACACATAATAAAGAATATACAAAATATGCAACAAGAGTTATTGAACTATCAGATGGTAAAATAATTAAAGAAAATTATATCTCACTTTCTGAGGTTACTCACCCTGTTAGTGTTTGA